The nucleotide sequence GATCTGACTCCTTCCCGCTCAGTACAAAAAATGAACAGTGGAATAATAATCTTGTCAGTCTTGGATAGTACGGGGTTACAGCAGCGGAGACTGTTCCGGATTTACACCGGATTCCCTTTTAAAGTAAACACTACGAGTTGTATCGCTTACTACCTCCAGGAATGGCAAAGCTAAGAAAATTTTATGGATTTGATGAGAGAAACAAAAAAGCCCGATGTTATAAGTATGAACATCAGGCTGGTAGTGAAGATCTGTATGAGATAAAGTTTTACAACTGACTTAACAGTTTATCTCGCATTCCCTGGGCATTTTTATTCTGAGGATTTGTCTCTGTTGCTTTAGTATAAAAGAGAATTGCCATTTGGTGGAGTCCCTTTCGCATATAACATTCACCTGTAAGTTCATAGTTATAGGATATATCCTCAGACTTGCCGTTCAGTAACAGGCTTAGTTGGAAAATACGGATTGCTTCATCAAATTTTTGTCTTCGCATCAGGTATTTGCCTGTGCTGATGAGATCGCCAATTTCAAATGAAAAGTCATAGATGTCTTGTTGTGTTTCCCGAATATGACGATAAAAGGCCAGCCCCTGTTCAAAATCTTTCAGAACCTTTTCCCGTAGGTCCAGATATACTGATTTTTTGGGTAGAGAATAGGGCTTGTCATGTAAAATAGCATGGATAGCATCTTTCAGTGGATACACTTTAAAGTTCTGGTTGTTGGTCATCAGAATAATGGTGATGCCTTCTTTCACATTGCAGGACATCAAAGCCTCATAGTTAAAGTTGGAGCCATGATGTTGATGCCAGGTAAGTTGCTGGTTTTCAAATTCAGTACTTCCAAGACTGGTTTCATTATCTCCAAAACTTTCTGCCAGTTCCTTAAAAGAAGTTTCAGAAATGAGTTGATATGAATGCAAGTTAATAGTCCACTTATAGAGATCTTCTACTGGTAATCTAAGCCATCCGGTAAGGCTTTGAGTAAAGTTAGCAGGCTCTACAAAATTGTTATCAAAAGGACGCGCCGTAGTTACATCGACAGTATAAGCGTCAATAACTGTCTGAGACATTTTACAAGGTTTGAAAATATACTTCTTTACAAATTCCGTATAGGTCAGTCCGGAGATCTTTTCAATGATCCAACGTTGCAGATACACATTGAGGTAACTGTAAATAAAAGCAGTACCTGGTTCAAATTCCAGTTTAGGTAGCTGAGTCAGAAAGGTGCGAACTTCTTCTTCGGAACTTGCATTGGAGGCAGGTAAGCCACTGGTATA is from Xanthocytophaga agilis and encodes:
- a CDS encoding serine hydrolase, coding for MKSIFIFVFVLLTTCSYAQTDKIKRIDSLLQAANQRGIFNGNALVSQKGKIIYLSSFGYADATKSKILTPTMRFDIGSISKEFNGVSIMILKEKGKLKLEDKVSKYLSFLPSWADKVQIKHLIQYTSGLPASNASSEEEVRTFLTQLPKLEFEPGTAFIYSYLNVYLQRWIIEKISGLTYTEFVKKYIFKPCKMSQTVIDAYTVDVTTARPFDNNFVEPANFTQSLTGWLRLPVEDLYKWTINLHSYQLISETSFKELAESFGDNETSLGSTEFENQQLTWHQHHGSNFNYEALMSCNVKEGITIILMTNNQNFKVYPLKDAIHAILHDKPYSLPKKSVYLDLREKVLKDFEQGLAFYRHIRETQQDIYDFSFEIGDLISTGKYLMRRQKFDEAIRIFQLSLLLNGKSEDISYNYELTGECYMRKGLHQMAILFYTKATETNPQNKNAQGMRDKLLSQL